A window of Pelagicoccus enzymogenes contains these coding sequences:
- a CDS encoding response regulator: MDTLNMGGSLAPEGFHVFLADDSDDDIVLFREAFGAIDSRIRCAVARNGKEAVETLTALKREGRLPDLVLMDVNMPVLDGCSAVRILREDIPLDELAIVVFSSSDLLEDAEVVYRAGANACVRKPDTYDKWVEAIRAVVSFYL, translated from the coding sequence TTGGATACGCTTAATATGGGTGGTAGCCTCGCTCCTGAGGGATTTCACGTTTTTCTAGCCGACGATAGCGACGACGATATCGTACTCTTTCGGGAGGCCTTTGGGGCGATCGACTCGCGGATTCGTTGCGCGGTGGCTCGCAATGGAAAAGAGGCGGTGGAGACGCTGACCGCTTTGAAGCGGGAAGGTCGGCTGCCGGATTTGGTTCTGATGGATGTCAACATGCCCGTCTTGGACGGCTGCTCGGCGGTGCGTATCTTGCGCGAAGATATTCCGCTCGATGAGTTGGCGATTGTCGTGTTTTCCTCGAGCGACCTCCTGGAAGATGCAGAAGTTGTCTATCGGGCGGGAGCAAATGCCTGTGTGAGGAAACCGGATACGTATGACAAATGGGTGGAGGCGATCCGCGCGGTGGTTTCTTTCTATTTGTAG
- a CDS encoding metal-dependent transcriptional regulator: protein MATSTVENYIKNIYTLQFEQGEGGNVSMGELSSSLEVTPGTATTMVKSLAKTGLVGYTPRVGVQLTEQGKELALLVLRRHRMIELFLVKVLGMDWHEIHDEAEALEHVISDRVLERIDVLLGHPELDPHGDPIPDKSGVIAERDLLPLVDCEEGQRVTVGRIEDQEDRFLQYLESNGLTPGRGLLVSGRDPQAGVVSLEFSDGAKRQLGFEAARKISVELEVAP, encoded by the coding sequence ATGGCGACCAGTACGGTAGAGAACTACATCAAGAATATCTACACCCTGCAATTCGAGCAGGGTGAGGGCGGGAACGTGAGCATGGGCGAGCTTTCCTCGTCGCTGGAGGTGACTCCGGGGACGGCCACGACCATGGTCAAGTCCTTGGCCAAGACGGGCTTGGTGGGCTACACTCCGCGAGTGGGAGTACAGCTGACGGAGCAGGGCAAGGAGCTGGCCCTGCTGGTTTTGCGCCGGCACCGCATGATCGAGCTTTTCCTGGTGAAGGTCTTGGGCATGGACTGGCACGAGATCCACGACGAGGCGGAGGCCTTGGAGCACGTGATTTCGGACCGGGTGCTGGAGCGGATCGACGTGTTGCTGGGGCATCCGGAGCTGGATCCGCACGGGGACCCGATCCCGGACAAGAGCGGGGTAATCGCCGAGCGCGACTTGTTGCCGCTGGTCGACTGCGAGGAGGGCCAGAGGGTGACGGTGGGTCGCATCGAGGACCAGGAAGACCGTTTTCTGCAGTACTTGGAGAGCAATGGCCTGACTCCCGGCAGGGGCTTGCTGGTTTCGGGCCGCGATCCTCAGGCGGGGGTGGTCTCGCTGGAGTTCAGCGACGGAGCGAAGCGTCAGCTCGGTTTCGAGGCGGCCCGCAAGATCAGCGTGGAGTTGGAGGTCGCCCCTTGA
- the map gene encoding type I methionyl aminopeptidase: MIVRNEEQYNAIKEAAQAAATVLDRMCALVVPGMNTYDLDQAGRRFMEEIGCESACYQYKVGSRIFPSWTCLSVNDEVVHGIGTLERVLKEGDVISVDVCTRYNGYIGDNCRTIPVGRVDPELQRLLDVTEESMYDGIKNAVAGNKVGKISSAVQKKVERAGFSVIRDFVGHGVGKTLHEEPQIPNFGRPNDYQRLKRGMVLCIEPMVNMGKHKIAMGEDGWTALSADGSPSAHFEHTVLVGEKGPEILTVPEGKTAPALV; the protein is encoded by the coding sequence ATGATCGTACGCAACGAAGAGCAATACAACGCAATCAAGGAAGCCGCCCAAGCTGCAGCCACCGTGCTGGACCGCATGTGCGCCTTGGTGGTGCCCGGCATGAACACTTACGATCTGGATCAGGCGGGCCGCCGCTTCATGGAGGAAATCGGCTGCGAGAGCGCTTGCTACCAGTACAAGGTGGGCTCGCGCATCTTTCCCTCTTGGACCTGTCTTTCGGTTAACGACGAGGTGGTGCACGGCATCGGGACCTTGGAGCGCGTGCTGAAGGAGGGCGACGTGATCAGCGTGGACGTTTGCACCCGCTACAACGGCTATATCGGCGACAACTGCCGGACTATTCCGGTGGGCCGTGTCGATCCCGAGCTGCAGCGCTTGCTGGACGTGACGGAGGAGTCCATGTACGACGGCATCAAGAATGCGGTGGCCGGCAACAAGGTCGGCAAGATTTCCAGCGCGGTGCAGAAGAAGGTGGAACGCGCGGGCTTTAGCGTGATCCGCGATTTCGTGGGTCATGGCGTCGGCAAGACCTTGCACGAAGAGCCCCAGATCCCGAATTTCGGTCGCCCCAACGACTACCAACGCTTGAAGCGCGGCATGGTCCTCTGCATCGAGCCGATGGTAAACATGGGCAAGCACAAGATCGCCATGGGCGAAGATGGCTGGACGGCCCTCAGCGCCGACGGCAGCCCTAGCGCCCACTTCGAGCACACGGTTTTAGTGGGCGAAAAGGGACCGGAAATTTTGACGGTTCCCGAGGGCAAGACGGCTCCGGCGCTGGTGTAG
- a CDS encoding efflux RND transporter permease subunit — protein MKSAIAWFTRNPVAANLLMASLIMAGAYTLQNRILFQEWPDYPSRDISVSVSYRGSTPEEIEESIVSRIEEAVYDIPGVKRMTGRASESSGSVNIEVEDGYEIERVFDEVKSAVDGITTFPTEARPPRVRRPQWQERVITVVIAGDLSEWDMKKLAEQVREEITNLPGVSLADLLAARPYEIGVEVSPGRLQQFDLTLEQVSRAIRSSSINLSAGNIKADGGDIRLRAQNQAYVQEDFENIVLRADDGGSRLTLRDVATVTDGFDEIPMVSRHNGERAIAVNVYRTGQQSAIKVGKTVRAYIEEAQKRMPEGITLSHWNDDSERIIQRLDTLVDSALMGFVLVLCVLSLFLRPQLAFWVSLGIPVAFAGAFIVLPLLGVTINLITLFAFILVLGIVVDDAIVTGENVFRHMQTGASPLDASIKGTQEVSIPVTFGILTTIVAFYPLSVMSGWRGNMFAQIPLVIIPVLLFSLVESKFVLPAHLRHCKNIGQGKATRGNLNWFQKIQRKVADSLETFVKRVYSPSLDVLLHHRYSTLAAFIGLLAIYVGLIASDSLQYRYWPRIPNDTLRANLTMPTGTAFETTQAHIDRIEAEALRLKDELNAASDYPIITDVFATAGGQPFGRGWGGSRAGVAERGELVVAMSLRASSESEMDTGDLSRILRLRIGEIPGVERFSLSYSGGGEALSVDIRSRDFASLVEASKKLQERLKEFGGLFDISDSFESAKDEFQIKLKPQAEQLGLSASQIAGQIRQAFFGIEAQRIPRGRDDVRVMVRYPLEYRKSLATLENMLIRAGNVEVPFSSVAELVPGKSLPSIYRIDGKRQITVSADANPVEVDLESILAELRESIMPQIAADFPDLEYELSGDSRDQYEAEKEFLNGIWFVLIGIYILLAIPLRSYSRPIVVMSAIPFGIVGALIGHQLMGFYDQNLNILSMMSFLGMLALSGVVVNDSLVMVDYIGKKQKEGTPIKEAVRQAGARRFRPILLTSLTTFFGLAPLMFEQSRQSKFMIPMAISLGWGVIFATFITLALVPVITLVFDDIAKFYQKLYGKQNDDEEES, from the coding sequence ATGAAATCCGCAATCGCTTGGTTCACGCGCAACCCCGTCGCCGCCAACCTCCTCATGGCCAGCCTCATCATGGCTGGGGCCTACACCCTGCAGAACCGGATCCTCTTCCAGGAATGGCCCGACTACCCGAGCCGCGACATTTCCGTGTCCGTCTCCTACCGCGGCTCCACCCCCGAAGAAATCGAGGAGAGCATCGTCTCCCGCATCGAGGAAGCGGTTTACGATATTCCCGGCGTGAAACGCATGACCGGACGCGCCAGCGAGTCCTCCGGCAGCGTGAACATCGAGGTGGAGGACGGCTACGAAATCGAGCGCGTCTTCGACGAAGTGAAGAGCGCCGTGGACGGGATCACCACCTTTCCCACCGAAGCCCGCCCCCCGCGCGTGCGCCGCCCCCAGTGGCAGGAACGCGTCATCACGGTGGTCATCGCCGGCGACCTGAGCGAATGGGACATGAAGAAGCTCGCCGAGCAAGTACGCGAGGAAATCACCAACCTGCCAGGCGTATCCCTCGCTGACCTGCTAGCCGCCCGCCCCTACGAAATCGGCGTGGAAGTATCGCCCGGCCGCTTGCAGCAATTCGACCTTACCCTCGAGCAAGTTTCCCGCGCCATCCGCTCGTCCTCCATCAACCTCTCCGCCGGCAACATCAAGGCGGACGGCGGGGACATCCGCCTGCGGGCCCAGAACCAGGCCTACGTGCAGGAGGACTTCGAAAACATCGTGCTGCGGGCCGACGACGGAGGCAGCCGCCTGACCTTGCGCGACGTGGCAACCGTGACCGACGGCTTCGACGAAATCCCCATGGTCTCCCGCCACAACGGCGAACGGGCCATCGCCGTGAACGTCTACCGCACCGGCCAGCAAAGCGCCATCAAAGTCGGCAAGACGGTCCGCGCCTATATCGAGGAAGCCCAAAAACGCATGCCCGAGGGCATCACCCTCAGCCACTGGAACGACGACTCGGAACGCATTATCCAGAGACTGGATACGCTGGTGGACAGCGCTTTGATGGGATTCGTGCTGGTGCTCTGCGTGCTCTCCCTTTTCCTCCGACCTCAGCTCGCCTTCTGGGTCAGCCTCGGCATTCCGGTCGCCTTCGCCGGCGCCTTCATCGTACTGCCGCTGCTCGGCGTCACCATCAACCTGATCACCCTCTTCGCCTTCATCCTAGTGCTCGGCATCGTGGTCGACGACGCCATCGTGACCGGTGAAAACGTCTTTCGCCACATGCAGACGGGAGCCAGTCCGCTGGACGCCTCCATCAAGGGCACCCAAGAGGTTTCCATCCCGGTCACCTTCGGCATCCTCACCACCATCGTCGCCTTCTACCCGCTCTCGGTCATGTCCGGCTGGCGCGGCAACATGTTCGCCCAGATCCCGCTGGTGATCATCCCGGTGCTGCTCTTCTCCCTCGTCGAATCAAAGTTCGTCCTGCCCGCCCACTTGCGGCATTGCAAAAACATCGGCCAAGGCAAAGCCACTCGCGGCAACCTCAACTGGTTCCAGAAAATCCAACGCAAGGTGGCCGACTCCTTGGAGACATTCGTCAAGCGCGTCTACAGCCCTAGCCTGGACGTGCTGCTCCACCACCGCTACTCCACCCTCGCTGCCTTCATCGGCCTGCTGGCGATCTACGTGGGACTCATCGCCAGCGACTCCCTGCAGTACCGCTACTGGCCACGCATCCCCAACGACACCCTGCGGGCTAACCTGACGATGCCTACCGGCACCGCCTTCGAGACAACCCAAGCCCATATCGACCGCATCGAAGCGGAGGCCCTGCGACTGAAGGACGAGCTCAACGCAGCCAGCGACTACCCGATCATCACCGACGTTTTCGCCACCGCCGGCGGCCAGCCCTTCGGACGCGGCTGGGGCGGATCTCGGGCCGGAGTCGCAGAGCGAGGCGAGCTCGTAGTTGCCATGTCACTACGGGCTTCCAGCGAAAGCGAAATGGATACCGGAGACCTGTCCCGCATCCTTCGCCTGCGTATCGGAGAGATTCCTGGAGTGGAACGCTTTTCCCTCTCCTACTCTGGCGGCGGCGAGGCCCTCTCGGTCGACATCCGCAGCCGCGACTTCGCCAGCCTCGTCGAAGCCTCCAAGAAGCTGCAGGAACGGCTCAAGGAATTCGGCGGACTCTTCGACATCAGCGATTCCTTCGAGTCCGCCAAGGACGAGTTTCAAATCAAGCTCAAGCCGCAGGCGGAACAGCTGGGCCTCAGCGCCAGCCAGATTGCCGGACAGATTCGCCAAGCCTTCTTCGGCATCGAGGCCCAACGCATCCCGCGCGGGCGAGACGACGTGCGGGTGATGGTTCGCTACCCGCTCGAGTACCGCAAGTCCTTGGCCACTCTGGAAAACATGCTCATTCGGGCAGGCAACGTGGAAGTACCCTTCTCCTCCGTCGCCGAGCTGGTACCGGGCAAGAGCTTGCCCAGCATCTACCGCATCGACGGCAAACGGCAGATCACAGTTTCCGCGGACGCCAACCCGGTCGAGGTCGACCTGGAAAGCATTCTCGCCGAGCTGCGCGAAAGCATTATGCCGCAAATCGCAGCCGACTTCCCCGATCTCGAATACGAGCTCAGCGGCGATTCCCGCGACCAGTACGAAGCCGAAAAGGAGTTTCTCAACGGCATCTGGTTCGTGCTCATCGGCATCTACATTCTCTTGGCGATCCCGCTGCGGAGCTACAGCCGCCCCATTGTAGTGATGTCGGCAATACCGTTCGGCATCGTCGGCGCATTGATCGGCCACCAGCTGATGGGCTTCTACGATCAAAACCTGAACATCCTCTCCATGATGTCCTTCCTCGGCATGCTCGCGCTCTCCGGCGTGGTCGTGAACGACTCTCTCGTGATGGTCGACTACATCGGCAAAAAGCAGAAGGAAGGCACGCCCATCAAGGAAGCGGTCCGCCAGGCTGGAGCCCGACGCTTCCGCCCGATCCTGCTCACTTCGCTGACCACCTTCTTCGGACTGGCCCCTCTGATGTTCGAGCAAAGCCGCCAATCCAAGTTCATGATCCCCATGGCCATCTCGCTCGGCTGGGGCGTCATCTTCGCCACCTTCATCACCCTTGCCCTCGTTCCCGTGATCACGCTGGTGTTCGACGACATCGCGAAGTTCTACCAGAAACTGTACGGCAAGCAGAACGACGACGAAGAGGAATCCTAA
- a CDS encoding efflux RND transporter periplasmic adaptor subunit, producing the protein MKFLRYFLPIAILAACGYFTWHLLSSRPEPARWNRQPFEPEVEVSTLELQDYQIVLQSQGIIEARTQSALIPEVRGRILSVSPSFRPGGFFEKGELLVEIDPSDYETELVVADATLAQMELRYAEEKVRADRAALDWKRLGNEDEAPELVLRLPQMRQAEANLASAQARVKAARLNLERTKIVAPYAGRILEKQVDVGQYVSPGNRLATIYAIDFAEIRLPLSEAQLGFIDLPESYRDSETDPKINKDVRLRVKMGDQQHDWSGKLVRAEGAFDQRSRQLYVVAQIPDPYGSTADGRPPLKVGSFAIAHIPGNLLRDVFVIPRRLLRESSYVILIDGEDRLVRRHVSPIWADEENIVVGDELKPGERLCLTPVKYATSGMKVRIKLGAAEAEAKAERDYANFIKLVEGLPQDLDLPIHLEIQIKALKAGKDKHQSSALTAELIRWARQNDIEIPKGIERGEPDRKDKTKVAKQA; encoded by the coding sequence ATGAAGTTCCTGCGTTACTTCCTGCCCATCGCGATCCTAGCCGCCTGCGGCTACTTTACTTGGCACCTGCTCTCCTCGCGGCCGGAACCGGCCAGATGGAACCGGCAACCCTTCGAACCGGAGGTAGAAGTATCCACCCTCGAACTACAGGACTACCAAATCGTCCTGCAATCCCAAGGCATCATCGAGGCCCGCACCCAGAGCGCCCTCATCCCCGAGGTTCGAGGCCGCATCCTGAGCGTTTCGCCGAGCTTTCGTCCAGGCGGCTTCTTCGAAAAGGGCGAACTGTTGGTGGAAATCGACCCTAGCGACTACGAAACCGAGCTAGTGGTCGCCGACGCCACCCTCGCCCAAATGGAGCTGCGCTACGCCGAGGAGAAGGTCCGGGCCGACCGAGCTGCCCTCGACTGGAAGCGGCTCGGCAACGAGGACGAGGCTCCCGAACTCGTGCTGCGTCTCCCCCAGATGCGCCAAGCGGAAGCCAACCTCGCCTCCGCCCAAGCTCGCGTGAAGGCGGCCCGCCTCAACCTCGAACGCACCAAGATCGTCGCCCCCTACGCCGGCCGCATCCTGGAGAAGCAGGTGGACGTCGGCCAATACGTCTCCCCCGGCAACCGGCTCGCCACCATCTACGCCATCGACTTCGCCGAAATCCGACTGCCCCTTTCCGAAGCCCAACTGGGTTTCATCGATCTGCCCGAGAGCTACCGCGACTCCGAGACCGATCCGAAAATCAACAAGGACGTCCGGCTGCGCGTCAAGATGGGCGACCAGCAGCACGACTGGAGCGGCAAGCTAGTGCGTGCCGAAGGAGCCTTCGACCAACGAAGCCGTCAGCTCTACGTCGTTGCCCAAATCCCCGACCCCTACGGCAGCACCGCCGACGGGCGCCCGCCGCTCAAGGTCGGCAGCTTCGCCATCGCCCACATCCCCGGCAACCTGCTGCGGGACGTATTCGTTATTCCGCGACGCCTGCTTCGCGAGAGCAGTTACGTAATCCTCATCGACGGGGAGGACCGTCTGGTGCGCCGCCACGTTTCGCCCATCTGGGCGGACGAGGAGAACATCGTAGTGGGAGACGAGCTGAAGCCGGGCGAACGCCTTTGCCTGACCCCCGTCAAGTACGCGACCTCCGGCATGAAGGTCCGCATCAAGCTCGGCGCCGCCGAAGCCGAGGCCAAGGCCGAGCGCGACTACGCCAACTTCATCAAGCTCGTCGAGGGCCTGCCGCAAGACTTGGACCTGCCCATCCATCTCGAAATCCAAATCAAGGCCCTCAAGGCAGGGAAGGACAAGCACCAGTCTTCCGCCCTCACCGCCGAGCTCATCCGCTGGGCCAGGCAAAACGACATCGAGATTCCTAAAGGCATCGAACGCGGCGAGCCGGACCGCAAGGACAAGACCAAGGTCGCCAAGCAAGCCTAA
- a CDS encoding response regulator — protein sequence MSSQFKVHIVEDDKTTRRLLENVTSMLGYDIKSYENGQQAWDAFQVERPHIVISDWMLPEMDGLELCRKLRESMKDSYTYFVLISAQKRSRPNLEAAINAGVDDFLKKPIGSDEIWNRLRVAERILNFNQQVKRLESLIPICCYCKKVRNDGDLWEQIEQYVNERTGADFTHSICPSCMDTHVRPQMESYKQSLKDKARATAE from the coding sequence ATGAGCAGCCAATTCAAAGTCCACATTGTCGAAGACGACAAAACCACCCGCCGCCTCCTCGAAAACGTCACCAGCATGCTGGGATACGACATCAAATCCTACGAGAACGGCCAGCAAGCGTGGGACGCCTTTCAAGTGGAACGGCCGCACATCGTCATCAGCGACTGGATGCTTCCCGAAATGGACGGGCTCGAGCTCTGCCGCAAGCTGCGCGAAAGCATGAAGGACAGCTACACCTACTTCGTCCTCATCTCCGCCCAGAAGCGCTCCCGCCCCAACCTCGAGGCCGCCATCAACGCCGGCGTGGACGACTTCCTCAAGAAGCCCATCGGCTCCGACGAGATCTGGAACCGCCTCCGCGTAGCCGAGCGCATCCTCAACTTCAACCAGCAGGTCAAACGCCTCGAAAGCCTCATCCCCATCTGCTGCTACTGCAAGAAGGTGCGCAACGACGGCGACCTTTGGGAACAGATCGAGCAATACGTCAACGAGCGCACCGGGGCCGACTTCACCCACTCCATCTGCCCCAGCTGCATGGACACCCACGTCCGCCCGCAGATGGAATCCTACAAGCAGTCCCTCAAGGACAAAGCCCGCGCCACCGCCGAGTAA
- a CDS encoding DMP19 family protein yields MPYPLKTVFAVETFYGQVANGGIEQYLTNGHESLAVYTATALEEVGLELPAKVLREVLELFPADIRESNEPNYLDYLDEIEEQRGPEYIEENIEQEFWNWYHDGNKEAIRRKLHDWIVSNETKFINQC; encoded by the coding sequence ATCCCATATCCCTTGAAAACGGTCTTTGCTGTAGAGACATTCTATGGTCAAGTAGCGAACGGCGGCATCGAACAGTATCTAACGAATGGACATGAGTCATTGGCAGTTTACACCGCTACAGCACTTGAGGAGGTTGGCCTCGAACTGCCTGCGAAGGTTTTGCGGGAGGTTCTAGAACTGTTCCCAGCAGATATTAGGGAATCAAATGAACCAAACTACTTAGACTACCTTGATGAAATAGAAGAGCAGAGAGGACCTGAATACATCGAAGAAAATATCGAACAAGAGTTTTGGAATTGGTACCACGACGGAAACAAAGAAGCCATCCGACGCAAACTACACGATTGGATCGTATCCAACGAAACAAAATTTATAAACCAATGCTGA
- a CDS encoding TonB family protein: MYRLAPSISAALSLLAALGLACRASAQEPKSDELIPPVAIYKVDPSHPSELYDRGIEGEAIIIANVDVFGTVIDPVVDRATHDEFGLAALLAASEWIFEPATKNGVPQAVRVKIPFTFKIAFEHKLNVEMGREVFKEIDVPVTPSFELEQAPMPKFIPAFDEFYPEAFLNTGKSAAVSVEFIVNPDGNVINPRIVSISTPGFEEAAMRAVAHIQYNTIRVQGQPVHVSIMMPIQFSP, encoded by the coding sequence ATGTACCGACTCGCACCCAGCATCAGCGCCGCGCTCAGCCTCCTAGCCGCCCTAGGACTCGCTTGCCGCGCCTCCGCCCAGGAGCCCAAGAGCGACGAGCTCATCCCCCCCGTCGCCATCTACAAGGTCGACCCCTCCCACCCCAGCGAGCTCTACGACCGCGGCATCGAAGGCGAAGCCATCATCATCGCCAACGTCGACGTCTTCGGCACCGTCATCGACCCCGTCGTCGACCGGGCCACCCACGACGAGTTCGGCCTCGCCGCCCTGCTCGCCGCCTCCGAGTGGATCTTCGAGCCCGCCACCAAGAACGGCGTTCCCCAAGCCGTACGCGTCAAGATCCCCTTCACCTTCAAGATCGCCTTCGAGCACAAGCTCAACGTCGAGATGGGCCGCGAAGTCTTCAAAGAGATCGACGTTCCCGTCACCCCCTCCTTCGAGCTCGAGCAAGCCCCCATGCCCAAGTTCATCCCCGCCTTCGACGAGTTCTACCCCGAGGCCTTCCTCAACACCGGCAAAAGCGCCGCCGTCAGCGTCGAGTTCATCGTCAATCCCGACGGCAACGTGATCAACCCCCGCATCGTCTCCATCTCCACCCCCGGCTTCGAGGAAGCCGCCATGCGCGCCGTGGCCCACATCCAGTACAACACCATCCGCGTCCAAGGCCAGCCCGTGCACGTCTCCATCATGATGCCCATCCAGTTCTCCCCCTAG
- a CDS encoding Smr/MutS family protein: MEDEPVEFPISDELDLHTFRPGEVKELLPDYFELCLEKGITRVRVIHGKGSGALRELVHAQLRKIACVKDFGLCDQTGGGWGATWVELEGVKG; the protein is encoded by the coding sequence ATGGAAGACGAGCCTGTGGAGTTCCCGATATCTGACGAGTTGGACCTGCATACCTTTCGCCCGGGGGAGGTGAAGGAGTTGCTGCCGGACTATTTCGAGCTTTGCCTGGAGAAGGGGATCACGCGGGTGCGGGTGATCCACGGCAAGGGCTCGGGCGCTTTGCGGGAGCTGGTGCACGCCCAGCTGCGCAAGATCGCCTGCGTGAAGGATTTCGGCTTGTGCGACCAGACGGGCGGGGGCTGGGGCGCGACTTGGGTGGAGCTGGAGGGGGTGAAGGGCTGA
- the rmuC gene encoding DNA recombination protein RmuC: MIEQWAWLIALVAGFAAGWAVQAYRLRTPKGLPEEERAELEERLAAAGQQSAVLEERCRVLDAALGEAKVELVEQREEHRAASGKLAAADERIRSMGTRIEEQKKELAELQQKLTAEFESLATRVLDANSEKFVARNKESLDKLLLPLAEKITDFRTRVDRTHDQGVKDRAELVAQLKALGELNQQMSAEARNLTTALKGQTKTQGNWGELVLETVLEKSGLVAGREYRTQASFTSEEGRRQQPDVLVNLPEGKHLVIDAKVSLVAYERCVNEEDERVRDAALKEHLLSVKNHVQELSKKRYDALPGIESPDFTLMFVPVEPAFVMAMQADDTLFDFAFRQNVVIVTPSTLLATLRTVANIWRQEKQTRNAIDIAEKSGLLYDKFVGFFEDMQKIGEQIGRSRDAYEAAMNKLATGRGNLVNQVQRLKELGAKAKKALPEEVLEEGQLKDEA; the protein is encoded by the coding sequence TTGATCGAGCAGTGGGCTTGGTTGATCGCTTTGGTGGCCGGCTTTGCGGCTGGGTGGGCGGTACAGGCTTATCGCTTGCGAACGCCCAAGGGCTTGCCCGAAGAAGAACGGGCGGAGCTGGAAGAGCGTTTGGCGGCGGCCGGCCAGCAAAGCGCGGTCTTGGAAGAGCGCTGCCGCGTTTTGGACGCGGCCTTGGGCGAGGCCAAGGTCGAGCTCGTGGAGCAGCGCGAGGAGCATCGAGCGGCGAGCGGGAAGTTGGCTGCTGCGGACGAGCGTATTCGTTCGATGGGTACGCGAATCGAGGAGCAGAAGAAGGAGCTGGCGGAGCTGCAGCAAAAGCTGACTGCGGAATTCGAGTCCTTGGCGACGCGTGTGCTGGACGCGAACTCGGAGAAGTTCGTAGCCCGCAACAAGGAGAGCTTGGACAAGCTGCTGTTGCCCTTGGCGGAGAAGATTACGGACTTTCGGACGCGGGTGGACCGGACGCACGACCAGGGCGTGAAGGATCGGGCGGAACTGGTGGCTCAGCTCAAGGCATTGGGCGAGCTGAACCAGCAGATGAGCGCGGAGGCGCGGAACTTGACGACGGCGTTAAAGGGGCAGACCAAGACGCAAGGCAATTGGGGCGAGCTGGTGCTGGAAACTGTATTGGAAAAATCAGGACTGGTGGCAGGTCGGGAGTACCGAACTCAGGCCAGCTTTACTTCGGAGGAAGGCCGGCGCCAGCAGCCGGACGTGTTGGTGAACTTGCCGGAAGGCAAGCACTTGGTCATCGACGCGAAGGTCAGCTTGGTGGCTTACGAACGCTGCGTGAACGAAGAGGACGAGCGGGTGCGGGATGCGGCCTTGAAGGAGCACTTGCTCAGCGTGAAGAATCACGTGCAGGAGTTGAGCAAGAAACGCTACGATGCCTTGCCGGGGATCGAGTCTCCGGACTTTACCTTGATGTTCGTACCGGTGGAGCCGGCCTTCGTGATGGCGATGCAAGCGGACGACACGCTTTTCGACTTCGCCTTTCGTCAGAACGTGGTGATCGTGACGCCGTCGACTTTGCTGGCGACGCTGCGTACTGTAGCCAATATTTGGAGACAGGAGAAACAGACGCGCAACGCCATCGATATCGCGGAAAAGAGCGGACTGCTCTACGACAAGTTCGTAGGCTTTTTCGAGGACATGCAGAAGATCGGCGAGCAGATCGGGCGCAGTCGGGATGCCTACGAGGCGGCGATGAACAAGCTTGCGACGGGACGTGGAAACTTGGTCAACCAAGTGCAGCGGCTCAAGGAGCTGGGGGCCAAGGCCAAGAAGGCTCTGCCGGAGGAGGTGCTGGAGGAAGGGCAGTTGAAGGACGAAGCTTAG